In a genomic window of Punica granatum isolate Tunisia-2019 chromosome 6, ASM765513v2, whole genome shotgun sequence:
- the LOC116210684 gene encoding nuclear transport factor 2B, whose amino-acid sequence MDPDQLAKAFVEHYYTTFDANRAGLANLYQEGSMLTFEGQKIQGSQNIVAKLTSLPFQQCQHSISTVDCQPSGPAGGMLVFVSGNLQLAGEQHALKFSQMFHLMPTPQGSFYVLNDIFRLNYA is encoded by the exons ATGGATCCCGACCAGTTGGCGAAGGCGTTCGTTGAGCACTACTACACGACGTTCGATGCTAACCGGGCGGGCCTTGCGAACCTCTACCAGGAAGGATCCATGTTGACCTTCGAAGGTCAGAAGATCCAAGGATCCCAGAACATCGTCGCCAAGCTGACCAGCCTCCCCTTCCAGCAGTGCCAGCACAGCATCTCCACCGTCGATTGCCAACCCTCCGGCCCTGCCGGCGGCATGCTTGTCTTCGTCAGTGGCAATCTCCAACTCGCCGGCGAGCAGCACGCCCTCAAGTTTAGTCAG ATGTTCCATTTAATGCCAACACCTCAGGGAAGCTTCTACGTGTTGAACGACATATTCCGATTGAACTATGCATGA
- the LOC116210682 gene encoding histidine kinase 3, with protein sequence MSLVHVLGFGLKVGHLIWMICWWFVSVISMNWFGNGGIMDPKMSLLGGKDPIGWWERVLGRISLIHHHCSQYVGSKRVSNTWWRKLLYTWLVGSTICSMWTFFYMSSQAAEKRKETLTSMCDERARMLQDQFNVSMNHVQAISILISTFHHGKNPSVIDQRTFARYAERTAFERPLTSGVAYAVRVLHSEREQFEKQHGWTIKRMDTIEQKPVHKDDYEPENLEPSPIQEEYAPVIFAQDTVSHVVSLDMLSGKEDRENVLRARASGKGVLTAPFRLLKTNRLGVILTFAVYKMDLPANATPNERIRATAGYIGGVFHIQSLVEKLLQQLASKQNIVVTVLDTTNQSYPISMYGSSSNASDDSLEDVSMLNFGDPFRKHEMHCRYKERAPWPVLEIATSSGIIVIAFLMGYIFHATMNRIAKVEDDCREMSRLKKEAEAADVAKSQFLATVSHEIRTPMNGVLGMLDILMDTDLDVTQQDYVRTAQASGKALVSLINEVLDQAKIESGKLELEAVQFDLRAILDDVLSLFSGKSQEKGVELAVYISDRVPDKLIGDPGRFRQIITNLMGNSIKFTEKGHIFVTVYLVEEVRDSSDVETISSPRNTLSGFPVPERRLSWSKFRGFSQEGPPCPSLSSFSHPVNLIVSVEDTGEGIPLEAHPRIFTPFVQVGPSISRTHGGTGIGLSISKCLVGLMNGEIGFVSEPRVGSTFTFTAVFDNGCSSSGDYGDPQINSQSNPSTLEFHGMTALLVDPRPVRAKVSRYHIQRLGIHVEVVPDLNHSLSSVTNCKTTKIDMIIVEEEVWDKNSGSSALFVNQLSDQGVAPKLFILTNSISSSRTGNRSSGKIQGCPAVITKPLRSSMIAASLQRAMGFRNRAITRNGEISRLALRSLLRGRKILVVDDNDVNLKVAAGALKKYGADVLCVNSGIKAISLLKPPHHFDACFMDIQMPVMDGFEATKRIRAAEQSFNSESQHGDGHGEAQGRAKNWHLPVLAMTADVIHATHEQCLRYGMDGYVSKPFEAEQLYREVSRFFASETNWTL encoded by the exons ATGAGTCTGGTTCATGTTCTTGGTTTTGGCCTTAAAGTGGGTCACCTGATTTGGATGATATGTTGGTGGTTTGTGTCTGTCATCTCAATGAACTGGTTCGGTAATGGCGGAATCATGGACCCGAAGATGAGTTTGCTCGGTGGGAAGGATCCGATCGGATGGTGGGAAAGGGTGTTAGGGAGGATCTCTTTGATCCACCATCATTGCAGTCAGTATGTTGGGTCTAAGAGGGTGAGCAATACATGGTGGAGGAAGCTTCTTTACACATGGCTAGTGGGCTCTACCATATGCTCTATGTGGACCTTCTTCTACATGAGTTCACAGGCTGCTGAGAAGAGGAAGGAGACGCTCACCAGCATGTGTGATGAGAGGGCTAGGATGCTGCAGGACCAGTTCAATGTCAGCATGAATCATGTCCAAGCTATCTCTATTCTTATCTCTACCTTCCACCATGGGAAGAACCCTTCTGTTATTGATCAG AGAACCTTCGCTAGGTATGCAGAGAGGACTGCCTTTGAGAGGCCGCTCACGAGTGGTGTTGCATATGCTGTGAGAGTTCTCCACTCAGAGAGGGAACAGTTTGAGAAACAGCATGGTTGGACCATTAAAAGGATGGACACCATTGAACAAAAACCGGTTCATAAGGACGACTATGAGCCTGAAAACTTGGAGCCGTCCCCCATTCAGGAAGAATATGCCCCCGTAATCTTTGCTCAAGACACTGTTTCGCATGTGGTTTCTCTCGACATGCTGTCGGGAAAG GAAGACCGTGAAAATGTTTTGCGTGCAAGAGCCTCTGGGAAGGGGGTACTCACTGCTCCATTCAGGTTACTTAAGACGAATCGGCTTGGAGTCATTTTGACTTTTGCTGTTTACAAAATGGATCTCCCTGCAAATGCAACTCCAAATGAACGAATCCGAGCAACCGCTGG GTACATTGGAGGTGTTTTCCACATTCAATCTCTTGTGGAGAAGTTACTTCAACAGCTtgcaagcaaacaaaacaTTGTCGTGACTGTGCTGGATACAACTAACCAGTCGTATCCAATCAGCATGTATGGTTCCAGTTCAAACGCATCAGATGACAGTTTAGAGGATGTCAGCATGCTCAATTTTGGGGATCCTTTCCGGAAGCATGAGATGCATTGCAG ATACAAAGAGAGAGCTCCATGGCCAGTGCTAGAGATAGCAACCTCAAGCGGCATTATCGTGATCGCTTTTCTCATGGGATACATATTCCACGCGACAATGAATAGGATTGCCAAAGTTGAAGATGATTGCCGCGAGATGAGTAGGCTCAAAAAAGAGGCCGAGGCTGCTGATGTGGCAAAGTCTCAG TTTCTTGCTACCGTTTCCCATGAGATCAGAACCCCAATGAATGGCGTTCTAG GAATGTTGGATATATTAATGGACACTGATCTTGATGTGACTCAACAAGATTATGTAAGAACTGCTCAGGCAAGCGGTAAAGCTTTGGTCTCCCTCATTAATGAGGTTTTGGACCAAGCGAAGATAGAATCAGGTAAGCTCGAACTTGAGGCAGTACAATTCGATTTGCGGGCGATACTCGACGATGTTCTGTCTCTCTTTTCTGGAAAGTCCCAGGAAAAAGGGGTTGAG CTTGCAGTTTACATATCCGATAGGGTTCCTGACAAACTTATTGGTGATCCAGGAAGATTCCGGCAGATCATAACCAATCTTATGGGAAATTCAATTAAA TTCACGGAGAAAGGTCACATCTTTGTAACTGTCTACCTCGTTGAAGAGGTGAGAGATTCGAGTGATGTGGAGACTATCTCATCGCCTAGGAACACCCTGAGTGGCTTCCCCGTACCAGAGAGACGCCTCAGCTGGTCAAAATTCAGGGGATTCAGCCAAGAGGGGCCACCATGCCCCTCGCTATCATCGTTCTCCCACCCCGTCAACCTAATTGTATCAGTGGAGGACACAGGGGAGGGGATCCCACTCGAAGCCCATCCTCGTATTTTCACCCCGTTTGTGCAGGTGGGTCCCTCCATATCAAGGACCCATGGTGGTACTGGTATTGGCCTTAGCATAAGCAAGTGCTTGGTCGGCCTCATGAATGGTGAGATTGGGTTTGTGAGCGAACCTCGAGTTGGTTCAACTTTCACATTCACTGCAGTCTTTGATAATGGATGCTCAAGCTCGGGCGATTACGGGGACCCACAAATCAACAGCCAATCTAATCCCTCCACTTTGGAGTTCCATGGCATGACTGCGCTGCTTGTTGACCCAAGACCTGTCCGAGCCAAGGTATCAAGATATCACATCCAGAGGCTTGGAATCCATGTTGAAGTGGTTCCAGATTTGAATCACAGCTTATCGAGTGTGACAAACTGCAAGACTACAAAGATAGACATGATTATTGTGGAAGAAGAGGTCTGGGATAAGAATTCTGGCTCTTCGGCTCTCTTTGTGAATCAGTTGAGTGATCAAGGGGTTGCTCCAAAATTGTTTATTTTGACAAATTCTATAAGTTCTTCGAGGACAGGCAATAGGAGTTCAGGTAAAATACAAGGCTGCCCCGCAGTGATAACAAAGCCTTTGAGGTCGAGCATGATAGCGGCTTCTCTACAACGGGCGATGGGCTTCAGGAACAGGGCGATTACCCGTAATGGGGAGATCTCTCGGTTGGCTCTTCGGAGCCTGCTCCGAGGAAGGAAAATTCTAGTTGTGGATGATAACGATGTGAATCTGAAAGTGGCTGCTGGGGCTCTGAAGAAGTATGGGGCTGATGTTCTTTGCGTGAACAGTGGAATTAAGGCAATATCTTTGCTCAAACCGCCACACCACTTCGATGCATGCTTCATGGATATCCAAATGCCAGTAATGGATGG GTTTGAAGCAACAAAGAGAATTCGAGCCGCTGAACAAAGCTTCAACAGTGAGTCCCAGCATGGAGATGGACATGGAGAAGCTCAGGGGAGGGCCAAGAACTGGCACTTGCCTGTTCTGGCCATGACCGCGGACGTGATTCATGCTacgcacgagcagtgcttgcGGTATGGAATGGACGGATACGTCTCAAAACCGTTTGAAGCGGAGCAACTTTACCGAGAGGTCTCGCGATTTTTTGCTTCCGAGACAAATTGGACTCTATAG